The Streptomyces laurentii genome contains a region encoding:
- a CDS encoding beta-lactamase class C (Penicillin binding protein transpeptidase domain; cl01009;~beta-lactamase class C [Amycolatopsis mediterranei U32];~identified by MetaGeneAnnotator; putative): MQSLAQIENWPVPTAATAVVRADGTLAGSHGPTGQRFPLASVTKPLAAYAVLVAYEEGAIDLDEPAGPEGATVRHLLAHSSGLAFDENRVMAAPGTRRIYSNAGFEVLGDHVAKATDIPFAEYLRQAVLEPLGMTATTLEGSPAKDGVSTVDDLVRFAAEVQAPRLLDARTVLDAMTVAFPGLTGILPGYGHQRPNDWGLGFEIRGAKTPHWTGAGSSPRTFGHFGQSGTFLWIDPDARAACVALADRAFGPWAIEAWPPFTDAVLAELRA; this comes from the coding sequence ATGCAGAGCCTGGCGCAGATCGAGAACTGGCCCGTCCCCACCGCGGCCACCGCCGTCGTCCGCGCGGACGGCACCCTCGCCGGATCCCACGGCCCCACCGGACAGCGGTTCCCGCTCGCCTCGGTGACGAAGCCGCTGGCGGCGTACGCGGTGCTCGTCGCGTACGAGGAGGGGGCGATCGACCTGGACGAGCCGGCCGGGCCCGAGGGCGCGACCGTACGGCATCTGCTGGCCCACTCCTCGGGGCTCGCCTTCGACGAGAACCGTGTCATGGCCGCGCCCGGCACCCGCCGGATCTACTCGAACGCCGGTTTCGAGGTGCTCGGCGACCATGTCGCCAAGGCCACCGACATCCCCTTCGCCGAGTACCTGCGCCAGGCGGTCCTGGAACCGCTCGGCATGACGGCCACCACCCTGGAGGGCTCGCCCGCGAAGGACGGCGTCTCGACCGTCGACGACCTGGTGCGCTTCGCCGCCGAGGTGCAGGCGCCGCGACTGCTGGACGCGCGGACCGTGCTGGACGCGATGACCGTCGCGTTCCCCGGCCTCACCGGCATCCTGCCCGGGTACGGTCACCAGCGGCCCAACGACTGGGGCCTCGGCTTCGAGATCCGCGGCGCCAAGACGCCGCACTGGACCGGCGCCGGGTCCTCGCCCCGTACCTTCGGGCACTTCGGCCAGTCGGGCACCTTCCTGTGGATCGACCCGGACGCGCGGGCCGCGTGCGTGGCGCTGGCCGACCGGGCCTTCGGGCCGTGGGCGATCGAGGCCTGGCCGCCGTTCACGGACGCGGTCCTGGCCGAACTGCGCGCGTAG
- a CDS encoding hypothetical protein (identified by MetaGeneAnnotator; putative;~sequence version:1), whose amino-acid sequence MAKVRAHVVHDVTTGRITSIGRVSKGAKAVKMAGEGQTVLKTKIKEGRIQKLVSGGGRVDAQQVVASRGKSKK is encoded by the coding sequence ATGGCGAAGGTGCGCGCACACGTCGTTCATGACGTGACGACGGGCCGGATCACTTCCATAGGGAGAGTGTCCAAGGGCGCGAAGGCCGTGAAGATGGCCGGGGAGGGACAGACGGTTCTCAAGACGAAGATCAAGGAAGGCAGAATTCAGAAATTGGTGAGCGGCGGCGGACGGGTGGATGCCCAACAGGTCGTCGCATCCCGCGGCAAGAGCAAGAAATGA
- a CDS encoding NADH-dependent dehydrogenase (identified by MetaGeneAnnotator; putative;~sequence version:1), whose protein sequence is MPVQDVVWDTIAANSSSDWFIHGYSDTEAVVFSIVVFPGTGEGVPYPEAHATLTQGESFQHVDGTQAYKIYIQNNAPFNSCDVHVLAIVESL, encoded by the coding sequence ATGCCGGTTCAAGACGTTGTGTGGGACACCATTGCGGCGAATTCTTCGTCCGACTGGTTCATCCACGGTTACTCGGACACCGAAGCCGTGGTTTTCAGCATCGTGGTATTCCCTGGAACGGGCGAAGGCGTGCCGTATCCCGAGGCGCACGCGACCCTCACTCAGGGTGAGTCGTTCCAGCACGTGGATGGCACGCAAGCCTACAAGATCTACATCCAGAACAATGCCCCCTTCAATTCCTGTGACGTTCATGTGCTCGCGATAGTCGAGTCCTTGTGA
- a CDS encoding hypothetical protein (identified by MetaGeneAnnotator; putative;~sequence version:1) gives MTRSPSLARRARAAALTLALVPLAAACGIQQSDVVEAGGAATVTVQPAAGTRLLLFFVGRDGRLLPVARGLPGEAVDGTGPGATTGMATPHTSPPAGTSGGFPIALDKLLSVLMSGPNEQERAAGLTTRLDMGAKPLFFAGPLPGPDGSPVVSIRFDSTVRDLDPLAVRQVVCTMAYSVDPGAAVSVTLVGTDGLLPATRCEPD, from the coding sequence GTGACCCGGTCCCCTTCCCTCGCGCGGCGGGCGCGCGCCGCCGCGCTGACCCTGGCCCTCGTCCCGCTCGCCGCCGCCTGCGGCATCCAGCAGAGCGACGTCGTGGAGGCGGGCGGCGCGGCGACCGTTACCGTCCAGCCGGCGGCCGGTACCCGGCTGCTGTTGTTCTTCGTCGGCCGCGACGGCCGACTCCTGCCGGTGGCCCGCGGCCTGCCCGGGGAGGCCGTCGACGGCACCGGCCCCGGCGCCACCACGGGCATGGCCACGCCCCACACCTCCCCGCCCGCGGGCACCTCCGGGGGCTTCCCGATCGCCCTCGACAAACTGCTCTCCGTCCTGATGTCGGGCCCGAACGAGCAGGAGCGTGCCGCCGGACTCACCACACGCCTCGATATGGGCGCCAAGCCCCTCTTCTTCGCCGGGCCCTTGCCGGGGCCGGACGGTTCCCCGGTCGTCAGCATCCGGTTCGACTCCACGGTCCGCGACCTCGACCCCCTGGCGGTACGGCAGGTGGTCTGCACCATGGCGTACAGCGTGGATCCGGGCGCCGCCGTCTCGGTCACCCTCGTCGGCACCGACGGCCTCCTGCCCGCGACCCGCTGCGAGCCGGACTAG
- a CDS encoding two-component system histidine kinase (ATP binding site [chemical binding];~G-X-G motif;~Histidine Kinase A (dimerization/phosphoacceptor) domain; Histidine Kinase A dimers are formed through parallel association of 2 domains creating 4-helix bundles; usually these domains contain aconserved His residue and are activated via...; cd00082;~Histidine kinase, Adenylyl cyclase, Methyl-accepting protein, and Phosphatase (HAMP) domain. HAMP isa signaling domain which occurs in a wide variety of signaling proteins, many of which are bacterial. The HAMP domain consists of two alpha helices...; cl01054;~Histidine kinase-like ATPases; This family includes several ATP-binding proteins for example: histidine kinase, DNA gyrase B, topoisomerases, heat shock protein HSP90, phytochrome-like ATPases and DNA mismatch repair proteins; cd00075;~Mg2+ binding site [ion binding];~dimer interface [polypeptide binding];~identified by MetaGeneAnnotator; putative;~phosphorylation site [posttranslational modification];~two-component system histidine kinase [Amycolatopsis mediterranei U32]), translating into MDLNVEDANIEAMVTAARDGALPALLIALVPALIAARGVLRPVRELRRAAHDMGRGRLDARIHAKGSDELAELARTFNQSAAELERSVAELRNAEARARRFASDVSHELRTPLAGMLAVTEVLDEDADTLDSDTARAVRLVSAETGKLAVLVEDLMEISRFDARAAELHADEVDAAELVRKTLQNRHWVGPGAGAGLGTGPVAASGAVVTELTDGIRARLDPRRFDVVVANLVGNALRHGAAPVTVRVYEEAGALVTEVADRGPGIPDDVLPHVFDRFYKGDPARTRSAGSGLGLAITLENVRLHGGTAVAANRPDGGAVFTIRIPL; encoded by the coding sequence ATGGACCTGAACGTCGAGGACGCCAACATCGAGGCCATGGTCACCGCGGCCCGCGACGGCGCCCTGCCCGCGCTGCTCATCGCCCTCGTGCCCGCGCTCATCGCGGCCCGCGGCGTCCTGCGCCCCGTACGGGAACTGCGACGCGCCGCCCACGACATGGGGCGGGGCCGCCTAGACGCCCGTATCCACGCCAAGGGCAGCGACGAACTCGCCGAACTCGCCCGGACCTTCAACCAGTCCGCCGCCGAACTCGAACGGTCCGTCGCCGAGTTGCGCAACGCCGAGGCGCGGGCCCGCCGCTTCGCCTCCGACGTCTCACACGAACTGCGCACCCCGCTCGCCGGCATGCTCGCCGTCACCGAGGTCCTCGACGAGGACGCCGACACCCTCGACTCCGACACCGCCCGCGCCGTCCGCCTGGTCAGCGCCGAGACCGGCAAACTCGCCGTACTCGTCGAGGACTTGATGGAGATCTCCCGCTTCGACGCCCGGGCCGCCGAACTCCATGCCGACGAGGTCGACGCCGCCGAACTCGTCCGCAAGACCCTCCAGAACCGCCACTGGGTGGGCCCCGGGGCCGGCGCCGGGCTCGGGACGGGGCCCGTCGCCGCGAGCGGGGCCGTCGTCACCGAGCTCACCGACGGCATCCGCGCCCGGCTCGACCCGCGCCGCTTCGATGTCGTCGTCGCCAACCTCGTCGGCAACGCCCTGCGGCACGGCGCCGCACCGGTCACGGTCCGCGTGTACGAGGAGGCCGGCGCGCTCGTCACCGAGGTCGCCGACCGGGGCCCGGGCATCCCGGACGACGTCCTGCCGCACGTCTTCGACCGCTTCTACAAGGGCGACCCGGCCCGCACCCGGTCGGCGGGCAGCGGCCTCGGCCTCGCGATCACCCTGGAGAACGTCCGGCTGCACGGCGGCACCGCCGTCGCCGCCAACCGGCCCGACGGCGGCGCCGTCTTCACCATCAGGATCCCGCTGTGA
- a CDS encoding two-component system sensor kinase (identified by MetaGeneAnnotator; putative;~two-component system sensor kinase [Streptomyces pristinaespiralis ATCC25486]), whose translation MPGGRRRTARIHAAAADKPRARRRRPRPFGLRTRLVLAFLLVAAVGCGTTAALTYRAARNAILEQTQDTAVGSFRRQVASLSTSLPVDEGVMREELLRIAAEGRPHPWRVYAEYDGVLRVSSTDRPESSVLTSELRTRARALGARHGSFQRVVRAAPRT comes from the coding sequence GTGCCGGGCGGCCGGCGCCGGACGGCACGGATCCACGCGGCCGCCGCCGACAAGCCGCGCGCCCGCCGGCGCCGCCCGCGCCCCTTCGGCCTGCGCACCCGGCTCGTCCTCGCCTTCCTCCTCGTCGCCGCCGTCGGCTGCGGCACCACCGCCGCCCTCACCTACCGCGCCGCCCGCAACGCCATCCTGGAACAGACCCAGGACACCGCCGTGGGCTCCTTCCGCCGCCAGGTCGCCTCGCTGTCCACCTCGCTCCCCGTCGACGAGGGCGTCATGCGCGAGGAGCTGCTGCGGATCGCCGCCGAGGGCCGGCCGCACCCCTGGCGGGTGTACGCGGAGTACGACGGCGTCCTGCGCGTCTCCTCCACCGACCGTCCCGAGTCCAGCGTCCTCACCAGCGAACTGCGTACCCGTGCCCGCGCGTTGGGTGCCCGGCACGGCAGCTTCCAGCGCGTCGTCCGGGCAGCACCCCGTACCTGA
- a CDS encoding two-component system response regulator (DNA binding site [nucleotide binding];~Effector domain of response regulator. Bacteria and certain eukaryotes like protozoa and higher plants use two-component signal transduction systems to detect and respond to changes in the environment. The system consists of a sensor histidine kinase and...; cd00383;~Response regulators consisting of a CheY-like receiver domain and a winged-helix DNA-binding domain [Signal transduction mechanisms / Transcription]; COG0745;~Signal receiver domain; originally thought to be unique to bacteria (CheY, OmpR, NtrC, and PhoB), now recently identified in eukaroytes ETR1 Arabidopsis thaliana; this domain receives the signal from the sensor partner in a two-component systems; cd00156;~dimerization interface [polypeptide binding];~identified by MetaGeneAnnotator; putative;~intermolecular recognition site;~phosphorylation site [posttranslational modification];~two-component system response regulator [Amycolatopsis mediterranei U32]): protein MPRVLLIEDDPSVREGVELGLRRRGHEVRTAATGEAGLAALGEFRPDLLLLDLMLPGMNGVQVCRKVRETSQLPIIMLTARGDDFDVVVGLEAGADDYIVKPARTQVIEARIRAVLRRIEEPGGGRPGIEFHGELAVDRAGLTVAKNGERVALAPSELKLLLHLTAAPEQVFSRQQLLEHVWEHSFHGDARLVDACVRRLRNKIEDVPGDPRYIQTLRGFGYRFGPLQ from the coding sequence ATGCCACGCGTGCTGCTGATCGAAGACGACCCCTCCGTCCGCGAGGGCGTCGAACTGGGGCTGCGTCGCCGCGGCCACGAGGTGCGCACCGCCGCGACCGGCGAGGCCGGCCTCGCCGCGCTCGGCGAGTTCCGGCCCGACCTGCTGCTGCTCGACCTCATGTTGCCCGGCATGAACGGCGTCCAGGTCTGCCGCAAGGTCCGCGAGACCAGCCAGCTCCCCATCATCATGCTCACCGCCCGCGGCGACGACTTCGACGTGGTCGTCGGGCTGGAGGCGGGCGCCGACGACTACATCGTCAAGCCCGCGCGCACCCAGGTCATCGAGGCCCGCATCCGCGCCGTCCTGCGCCGCATCGAGGAACCGGGCGGAGGGCGCCCCGGCATCGAGTTCCACGGCGAGCTGGCCGTCGACCGCGCCGGACTCACCGTCGCCAAGAACGGCGAACGCGTCGCCCTCGCCCCCTCCGAACTCAAACTGCTGCTCCACCTCACCGCCGCGCCCGAGCAGGTCTTCAGCCGCCAGCAGCTCCTCGAACACGTCTGGGAGCACAGCTTCCACGGCGACGCGCGCCTCGTCGACGCCTGCGTCCGCCGGCTCCGCAACAAGATCGAGGACGTGCCCGGCGACCCCCGTTACATCCAGACCCTGCGCGGCTTCGGCTACCGCTTCGGACCCCTCCAGTGA
- a CDS encoding hypothetical protein (MurJ/MviN, a subfamily of the multidrug and toxic compound extrusion (MATE)-like proteins; cd13123;~Transmembrane protein [Streptomyces fulvissimus DSM40593];~UniProt-pubmed:11572948; UniProt-pubmed:21463507; UniProt-pubmed:21059706; UniProt-pubmed:20581206;~identified by MetaGeneAnnotator; putative): protein MTGAVTEHPEAGRTGAAGPAPDTTPAPERTPAPDRTPTPHGGTASDETAGRAPSVLRSGALMAAGSLVSRATGFIRSAIVAAAIGTGFVADGYAVGNSVPTIVYMLLLGGALNAVFVPELVKAAKEHEDGGVAYTDRLLTVCLIALAALTAAAVLAAPAIVDAYTDYTGAQRDMTIAFTRSCLPQIFFLGMFTLLGQVLNARGRFGAMMWTPVLNNVVVVAVFGLFLGLYGTARVSGDGTLTAGQTALLGWGTTAGIALQAVALAPSLRAARFRWRPRFDWRGSGLTAPLRAAGWLVLLVLTNQGAYWVTTKVATAAGQRAEGAGLSAYNNAYQLWMVPHGIITVALVTALMPRMSGAAADGDLAAVRGDVAGAQRTSAAAVVPAACALFGLAVPIMGVVYQYGRTDADAVRSMAWILMALAPGLVALSGQYVCTRAFYALRDTRTPFLLNLVIAGLNAALAVAAHACLPARWTVAGMAAGYTLALWAGWGLTAYVLARRLRGTDGAAEGTGAFAALVRMLVAALPAGGLALVTAELTAPAGRVVAGLAGMAVIVAVFALLARPLGLTEVRRLMTGLTARVPGPGRKRRRAHRN, encoded by the coding sequence ATGACGGGGGCTGTCACGGAACACCCGGAGGCGGGCCGTACCGGTGCGGCCGGCCCGGCTCCGGACACGACCCCGGCACCGGAACGGACTCCGGCGCCGGACCGGACTCCGACGCCGCACGGGGGCACGGCGTCGGACGAGACCGCGGGCCGGGCGCCGTCCGTGCTGCGCAGCGGCGCGCTCATGGCGGCCGGCTCGCTCGTCTCGCGCGCCACCGGATTCATCCGCTCCGCGATCGTCGCCGCCGCCATCGGCACCGGCTTCGTCGCCGACGGATACGCCGTCGGCAACTCCGTCCCCACCATCGTCTACATGCTGCTCCTCGGCGGCGCCCTCAACGCGGTCTTCGTCCCCGAACTCGTGAAGGCCGCCAAGGAACACGAGGACGGCGGCGTCGCCTACACCGACCGGCTGCTCACCGTCTGCCTGATCGCGCTCGCCGCCCTCACGGCCGCCGCCGTGCTCGCCGCGCCCGCGATCGTCGACGCGTACACCGACTACACGGGCGCGCAGCGGGACATGACGATCGCGTTCACCCGCTCCTGCCTGCCGCAGATCTTCTTCCTCGGCATGTTCACGCTGCTCGGCCAAGTCCTCAACGCGCGCGGCCGGTTCGGCGCCATGATGTGGACCCCGGTCCTCAACAACGTCGTCGTGGTCGCCGTCTTCGGCCTGTTCCTCGGCCTCTACGGGACCGCCCGGGTGTCCGGCGACGGCACCCTCACCGCCGGACAGACCGCGCTGCTCGGCTGGGGCACCACCGCCGGCATCGCCCTCCAGGCCGTCGCCCTCGCCCCGTCCCTGCGCGCCGCCCGCTTCCGCTGGCGGCCCCGCTTCGACTGGCGCGGCAGCGGCCTGACCGCGCCCCTGCGCGCGGCCGGCTGGCTCGTCCTGCTCGTCCTCACCAACCAGGGCGCCTACTGGGTGACGACCAAGGTCGCCACGGCGGCCGGCCAGCGCGCCGAGGGCGCCGGCCTCAGCGCGTACAACAACGCCTACCAGCTGTGGATGGTCCCGCACGGCATCATCACCGTCGCCCTCGTCACCGCCCTGATGCCCCGGATGAGCGGCGCGGCGGCCGACGGCGACCTCGCCGCCGTACGCGGCGACGTCGCGGGCGCGCAGCGCACCAGCGCCGCCGCCGTCGTCCCGGCCGCCTGTGCCCTGTTCGGACTCGCCGTGCCGATCATGGGCGTCGTCTACCAGTACGGCCGCACGGACGCCGACGCGGTCCGCTCCATGGCCTGGATCCTGATGGCGCTCGCGCCCGGACTCGTCGCGCTGTCCGGACAGTACGTGTGCACCCGCGCCTTCTACGCCCTGCGCGACACCCGCACGCCCTTCCTCCTCAACCTGGTCATCGCCGGCCTCAACGCGGCCCTCGCCGTCGCCGCCCACGCCTGCTTGCCCGCCCGGTGGACGGTCGCGGGCATGGCCGCCGGCTACACCCTCGCCCTGTGGGCCGGGTGGGGGCTGACCGCGTACGTCCTCGCCCGCCGGCTGCGCGGCACGGACGGCGCGGCCGAGGGCACGGGCGCGTTCGCCGCGCTCGTCCGGATGCTGGTCGCCGCGCTGCCCGCCGGCGGACTCGCCCTGGTCACCGCCGAGCTGACCGCCCCGGCGGGCCGGGTCGTCGCGGGCCTCGCGGGCATGGCGGTCATCGTCGCCGTCTTCGCGCTCCTGGCCCGGCCGCTGGGACTCACGGAGGTACGGCGGCTCATGACGGGCCTCACCGCCCGCGTACCCGGGCCGGGGCGCAAACGCCGCCGGGCCCACCGGAACTGA
- a CDS encoding tRNA-dependent lipid II--amino acid ligase (Acetyltransferase (GNAT) domain; pfam13480;~FemAB family; pfam02388;~identified by MetaGeneAnnotator; putative;~tRNA-dependent lipid II--amino acid ligase [Streptomyces venezuelae ATCC10712]) produces the protein MSALLVTPASLGPSASGAPEASSSGGTPSGAAFSAFGSPGPGAAPVSGSAPAPAGRWLGPVTPETYRAFLDARSTGPDGPSFLQLPAWAAVKDGWRHQLIGWGRESARIDGVALVLLRTLPGTRKSFAYLPEGPVADWADPELDGWLDPLLAHLRAAGAFAVRMGPGPAYRRWDAATVKAHTGPGRRLADVLASEVDPLGTAVADRLRARGWRRCGGDTDRTEDGADAQPRLVFQVPLTGRSTDDLWSGLNQEWRRNIRKARKSGVEVVVGSAADLPAFHRLLCVTEERDGFRLGRSLAYYERQYAVLNAECPGRMKLYIARHEGEILAAHTMITVGRRVWYQTGASADHRREVRPSNALQWRMLLDAHALGADVYDLRGVPSTLDPNDRAHGLLRWKLGTGGQVVETLGEWEIPLSGTTNHTLFRAFQAYMARR, from the coding sequence GTGTCCGCGCTGCTTGTGACGCCCGCGTCCCTTGGCCCCTCCGCGTCCGGGGCCCCCGAGGCCTCGTCTTCCGGGGGTACGCCCTCCGGGGCCGCGTTCTCCGCGTTCGGATCCCCCGGGCCCGGGGCCGCCCCGGTCTCCGGCTCCGCGCCCGCCCCCGCCGGGCGGTGGCTTGGGCCCGTCACCCCCGAGACGTACCGCGCCTTCCTCGACGCCCGCTCCACCGGCCCCGACGGGCCGAGCTTTCTCCAACTGCCCGCCTGGGCCGCCGTCAAGGACGGCTGGCGCCACCAACTGATCGGCTGGGGCCGTGAGTCGGCCCGGATCGACGGCGTCGCGCTGGTGCTGCTGCGGACGCTGCCCGGGACCCGCAAGTCCTTCGCGTACCTCCCCGAAGGTCCCGTCGCCGACTGGGCCGACCCCGAACTCGACGGCTGGCTCGACCCGTTGCTCGCGCACCTGCGCGCGGCCGGCGCCTTCGCCGTACGGATGGGCCCCGGGCCCGCGTACCGGCGCTGGGACGCCGCCACGGTCAAGGCGCACACCGGCCCCGGGCGGCGCCTCGCCGACGTCCTCGCCAGCGAGGTCGACCCGCTCGGCACGGCCGTCGCCGACCGGCTGCGGGCCCGCGGCTGGCGCCGCTGCGGCGGCGACACCGACCGCACCGAGGACGGCGCCGACGCCCAGCCCCGGCTCGTCTTCCAGGTCCCGCTCACCGGCCGCAGCACCGACGACCTGTGGTCCGGGCTCAACCAGGAGTGGCGGCGCAACATCCGCAAGGCCCGCAAGAGCGGCGTCGAGGTCGTCGTGGGCTCGGCCGCCGACCTGCCCGCGTTCCACCGCCTGCTGTGCGTCACCGAGGAGCGCGACGGCTTCCGGCTCGGCCGCTCCCTCGCGTACTACGAGCGCCAGTACGCGGTCCTCAACGCCGAGTGCCCCGGCCGGATGAAGCTCTACATCGCCCGCCACGAGGGCGAGATCCTGGCCGCCCACACCATGATCACCGTCGGCCGGCGGGTCTGGTACCAGACCGGCGCGTCCGCCGACCACCGCCGTGAGGTCCGTCCCTCCAACGCCCTGCAATGGCGCATGCTCCTCGACGCGCACGCCCTCGGCGCGGACGTCTACGACCTGCGCGGGGTACCCTCCACCCTCGACCCGAACGACCGTGCCCACGGCTTGCTGCGCTGGAAGCTCGGCACGGGCGGGCAGGTCGTCGAAACCCTGGGGGAGTGGGAGATTCCGTTGTCCGGTACGACCAATCACACGCTGTTCCGCGCCTTTCAGGCGTATATGGCCCGCCGATGA